The window GTGGTCCAGTTGGGTAAATATCCATTATCGAAGACATGCTTATGCTTGCTAATGCGAACTACATCTCCAATATTAAAGTTTCCCTTAccggcaattttaatatgattgtaCACCGTATTGggaagtttattttctacagatttcgaatttatttgagATGGTTTCATTTTCGTGGTTGAATGCTTTGAATTATAATATTGAGTTGTAATAGCATCCAATAAGTGTAACCATTTATGATTTCCGTAAagactaaacattttatacaacttttgttttatgaTTCTAATTACGCGTTCAGCTATTGCAGCCTTCATTACGCTATACGttgaataatgattaattttaaattccatcATCAACTTTTTGAAGTGTGTATTGTAAAATTCCTTTCCCTGATCTGTTTGTAGATTTTTAGGTACACGACCTTCAAAGAGAATTGAACGTAACGCGTGTATTACATCTGTAgaggatttattttttaacggaCGCATCCA of the Onthophagus taurus isolate NC chromosome 10, IU_Otau_3.0, whole genome shotgun sequence genome contains:
- the LOC139431628 gene encoding uncharacterized protein — its product is MFSLYGNHKWLHLLDAITTQYYNSKHSTTKMKPSQINSKSVENKLPNTVYNHIKIAGKGNFNIGDVVRISKHKHVFDNGYLPNWTTELFKIVKTQITNPISYLLEDMNGQPINGAFYEFELQRSKQPDVYLVEKVLKRRKNQVFVKWLDNIV